A DNA window from Pseudomonas sp. B21-056 contains the following coding sequences:
- the vioA gene encoding dTDP-4-amino-4,6-dideoxy-D-glucose aminotransferase VioA codes for MANSITVTSPLLPPLEEFIPYLQRIWDSKRLTNGGPFHEQLEQELAEYLGVQHISLFSNGTLALVTALQALRITGEVITTPYSFVATAHSLLWNNLKPVFVDIDPVTKNLDPQRIAEAITPATSAILPVHCYGIPCDVEGIQAVADTYGLKVIYDAAHAFGVRHNGASILNNGDLSILSFHATKVFNTFEGGAIICPDAKIKRRIDYLKNFGFADEVTVMAPGINGKMNELQAAFGVMQLRHIDEALGRRKKVFEYYQRALKGIAGISLLEQPQGLDWNYAYCPILVDGERFGVSRDELYDRYRAENILVRRYFYPLISEFPMYRGLPSSDLSQLGNAYEVSRQVLCLPIYPDLDPQAQEQIIEVLLKARVA; via the coding sequence ATGGCCAACTCCATCACCGTTACCAGCCCGCTCCTCCCGCCTCTGGAGGAGTTCATCCCTTACCTGCAGCGGATCTGGGACAGTAAACGCCTGACCAACGGTGGTCCCTTCCACGAACAACTGGAACAGGAGCTGGCCGAATACCTCGGTGTCCAGCATATTTCGCTGTTTTCCAATGGCACCCTGGCATTGGTGACGGCCCTACAGGCGCTACGTATTACCGGTGAAGTCATCACGACACCGTATTCATTCGTCGCTACGGCTCACTCGCTGCTGTGGAACAACCTCAAGCCGGTGTTCGTAGACATCGATCCGGTCACCAAGAACCTCGATCCGCAACGTATAGCCGAAGCCATCACCCCGGCCACTTCGGCGATTCTGCCCGTTCATTGCTATGGCATTCCCTGTGATGTCGAGGGCATCCAGGCCGTCGCCGACACCTATGGACTCAAGGTCATCTACGATGCCGCACATGCGTTCGGTGTCCGCCATAATGGCGCGAGCATTCTCAACAACGGCGACCTGTCGATTCTCAGCTTCCACGCCACCAAGGTATTCAACACCTTCGAAGGCGGCGCCATCATCTGCCCTGACGCAAAGATCAAGCGCCGCATCGATTACCTGAAGAACTTCGGCTTTGCCGATGAAGTAACGGTCATGGCTCCCGGCATCAACGGGAAGATGAACGAGCTGCAGGCGGCATTCGGCGTGATGCAGTTGCGCCACATCGACGAGGCCCTCGGTCGTCGCAAAAAAGTGTTCGAGTACTACCAGAGGGCGCTGAAAGGCATCGCCGGTATCAGCCTGCTGGAGCAACCGCAGGGGCTGGACTGGAACTATGCCTATTGTCCGATCCTGGTCGACGGTGAGCGTTTCGGGGTAAGTCGGGACGAGCTGTACGACCGTTACCGCGCAGAAAACATCCTGGTACGCCGGTATTTCTACCCCCTCATCAGCGAATTCCCGATGTACCGCGGCCTTCCCAGTTCGGATCTTTCTCAGTTGGGGAATGCCTACGAGGTGTCCCGCCAGGTGCTATGCCTGCCGATCTATCCGGACCTCGATCCGCAGGCCCAGGAGCAGATCATCGAGGTGCTGCTCAAGGCCCGGGTGGCATGA
- a CDS encoding flagellar basal body rod protein FlgF: protein MDKYLYVAMTGASQNALAQRAHANNLANISTNGFQKDLEQARSMPVFGDSFPARAFAMSERPATDFTPGALVQTGRDLDVAVSGPGWMAVQNPDGGESYVRTGSLNVDALGVLRAGNGMPVMGNGGPIAVPPEQKIEIGQDGTISIRAMGEGPRVMAEVDRIKLVNPDLKNMTKGLDGSIRTKDGQPAPIDANVQLVSGFQEASNVNAVDEMTSVLALAKQFELHVKMMNTAKEGDEAMARVLQI, encoded by the coding sequence GTGGACAAGTACCTTTATGTGGCAATGACCGGCGCCAGCCAGAACGCACTGGCGCAGCGGGCCCATGCCAACAACCTGGCGAACATCTCCACCAATGGCTTTCAGAAAGACTTGGAGCAGGCACGTTCGATGCCGGTGTTCGGCGACAGCTTTCCGGCGCGGGCGTTTGCCATGTCCGAGCGGCCTGCCACCGACTTCACTCCGGGCGCTCTGGTGCAAACCGGTCGCGATCTCGACGTGGCGGTCAGCGGGCCGGGCTGGATGGCCGTGCAGAACCCTGACGGCGGTGAAAGCTACGTGCGCACCGGCAGCCTCAATGTCGACGCCCTGGGCGTGCTGCGGGCCGGCAACGGTATGCCGGTGATGGGTAACGGCGGTCCTATCGCCGTGCCGCCGGAGCAGAAGATCGAAATCGGCCAGGACGGCACCATCAGCATCCGTGCCATGGGCGAAGGCCCACGCGTGATGGCTGAAGTGGACCGCATCAAACTGGTCAACCCGGACCTCAAGAACATGACCAAGGGCCTGGACGGTTCCATCCGTACCAAGGACGGCCAGCCGGCACCGATCGACGCCAACGTGCAACTGGTGTCGGGGTTCCAGGAAGCGAGCAACGTCAATGCTGTGGACGAGATGACTTCGGTGCTGGCCCTGGCCAAGCAATTCGAGCTTCACGTGAAAATGATGAACACCGCCAAAGAAGGCGACGAGGCCATGGCTCGGGTCTTGCAGATCTAA